From the Chryseobacterium viscerum genome, one window contains:
- a CDS encoding BlaI/MecI/CopY family transcriptional regulator, which produces MKEIKLTDSEKILMEILWEKKKIFMKDILEAYPDPKPAATTIATLLKRMQNKDLVGYQVYGNSREYYPKIEKGEYFKEEMSSMIDRFFNSSVTQFASFFTSNTKLSQKQLKELRDIIDEQIKE; this is translated from the coding sequence ATGAAAGAGATTAAATTAACAGATTCTGAAAAAATTCTCATGGAAATTCTTTGGGAGAAGAAAAAGATTTTCATGAAGGATATTCTGGAAGCTTACCCTGATCCTAAGCCTGCAGCAACTACTATTGCCACCTTGCTTAAAAGAATGCAGAACAAGGACCTGGTAGGTTATCAAGTGTATGGAAATTCCCGTGAATATTATCCAAAAATAGAAAAAGGGGAATATTTCAAGGAAGAAATGTCTTCCATGATTGATCGTTTTTTCAACAGCTCGGTAACACAGTTTGCCTCCTTTTTTACATCGAATACCAAGCTCAGTCAAAAGCAGCTGAAAGAACTCCGCGATATCATAGATGAACAGATAAAAGAATAG
- a CDS encoding M56 family metallopeptidase: protein MAAIILKIILCSSIFIAVYYLFLEKERMYRFNRWYLLSAILLSYIIPFINITIQRPEAETKPQMIIEETAQQMVFIQPEQESFNWMNMIWAAYTIITLFLLIKSLFALLSVRRIRGEKKAYEHYNIVLTDESLSPFSFWNTIYMGKNYMENNRIDQRIFLHEKAHIDQKHSVDLVILNILKIFTWFNPVLFLYKKAVITNHEFLADEAVLKKNYNIKEYQNLILEEILSRQNPPLTHSFNFNNTKKRFIMMKTKKSKFILLRKTAGITILIAAAAFLSERTYAGNPASVQMSEKITEASVQTNGQDSYQEFKDILAKYTDLLNHGKYAEFSKKVTESDKKRLGELYPLLNESQKNEQKITFFALPELKKRIPTENELKAFLNKNDYAIWIDAKKIENSDLKNYKKTDFSNVYISKVYPNARTAKNPQPYQVSLMTHPYFAKTKEEGKSSMMMGFKRSELKKTQDTITPRENNTINSEGKNTNLQEDKTFVSAEYPNGMKDLRTKIGKTMDVSTLNPMNGTIKAMAYVHIDETGKTTNVTASGDNDVFNKEFLKTMTAISNETVWKPATKDGKAISSVLKIPATMTFTKP from the coding sequence ATGGCAGCCATTATTCTGAAAATAATCCTGTGCTCTTCTATTTTCATTGCCGTTTATTATCTCTTCCTGGAAAAAGAAAGAATGTACAGATTCAACAGATGGTATTTACTAAGTGCCATATTGCTTTCTTATATCATTCCATTTATCAACATTACCATACAAAGACCTGAAGCGGAGACCAAACCACAAATGATAATTGAAGAAACGGCTCAGCAAATGGTTTTTATTCAGCCGGAACAGGAAAGCTTTAACTGGATGAATATGATATGGGCCGCATATACTATAATCACACTTTTTCTGCTCATAAAAAGTCTTTTTGCTCTTTTATCTGTGAGAAGAATCCGGGGAGAAAAAAAAGCTTATGAACATTACAATATCGTATTAACGGATGAAAGCCTTTCTCCTTTCAGTTTCTGGAATACAATATATATGGGGAAAAACTACATGGAAAATAATAGAATTGACCAAAGGATATTCCTGCATGAAAAGGCTCATATTGATCAGAAACACAGTGTAGATTTAGTAATTCTCAATATTTTAAAGATTTTTACATGGTTCAATCCTGTTCTCTTCTTATATAAAAAAGCAGTAATCACAAATCATGAATTTTTAGCAGATGAAGCGGTTCTGAAAAAGAATTATAATATTAAAGAATACCAAAATCTTATTCTTGAAGAAATTCTTAGCCGCCAAAATCCTCCTCTTACTCATTCATTTAATTTTAATAACACCAAAAAAAGATTTATTATGATGAAAACAAAAAAATCGAAATTCATTCTGTTAAGGAAAACAGCTGGAATCACAATATTGATTGCCGCAGCAGCATTCCTTTCTGAAAGAACTTATGCAGGTAATCCAGCGAGTGTTCAAATGTCTGAAAAAATAACAGAAGCCTCTGTTCAGACTAATGGTCAGGATTCCTACCAGGAATTTAAGGATATACTGGCTAAGTATACTGATCTGCTGAATCATGGGAAATATGCAGAGTTTTCAAAAAAGGTTACTGAAAGTGATAAAAAGAGGTTGGGAGAACTCTATCCTTTACTTAATGAAAGCCAGAAAAATGAACAGAAGATTACATTCTTTGCTCTGCCTGAATTGAAAAAAAGAATTCCAACAGAGAATGAGCTGAAAGCATTTTTAAATAAAAATGATTACGCAATCTGGATTGATGCAAAAAAAATTGAAAATAGTGACTTAAAAAACTATAAGAAAACAGATTTTTCAAATGTTTATATCAGTAAAGTCTATCCGAATGCAAGAACAGCAAAAAATCCTCAGCCGTATCAGGTTAGCTTAATGACTCATCCTTACTTTGCAAAAACTAAAGAAGAGGGAAAATCCTCAATGATGATGGGCTTTAAAAGATCAGAGCTGAAAAAAACTCAGGATACCATCACTCCACGAGAAAATAATACAATTAACAGCGAAGGTAAAAACACAAACTTACAGGAAGACAAAACCTTTGTGAGTGCTGAATATCCAAACGGGATGAAAGACCTCAGAACAAAAATAGGCAAAACCATGGATGTAAGTACTCTGAACCCAATGAACGGAACAATAAAAGCAATGGCCTATGTTCATATAGATGAAACAGGGAAAACAACCAACGTGACTGCCTCCGGTGACAATGATGTGTTCAATAAGGAGTTCCTTAAAACAATGACCGCCATAAGCAACGAAACAGTCTGGAAACCCGCCACGAAAGATGGGAAAGCCATCTCTTCGGTACTGAAAATCCCCGCAACAATGACTTTTACCAAACCTTAA
- the uvrB gene encoding excinuclease ABC subunit UvrB: MDFKLQSEYKPTGDQPQAIEKLTEGIEIGEKYQTLLGVTGSGKTFTVANVVKNVQRPTLVLAHNKTLAAQLFMEFKEFFPENAVEYFVSYYDYYQPEAYIATTGTYIEKDLSINEEVEKLRLSATASLLSGRRDVLIVASVSCIYGIGNPTEFHKSLISIAIGEKVTRTALLHSLVNALYARTLNEFQRGTFRVKGDVIDVFPAYTDNAIRIQFFGDEIEKIQSFDPVTGNVDDNFDQIQIYPANLFVTSKETLNGAIKDIQDDMVKQVDFFSSIGKPLEAKRLQERTELDLEMIKELGYCSGIENYSRYLDGRLPGTRPFCLIDYFPKDFLMVIDESHVTVPQVHAMYGGDRSRKEALVEYGFRLPAAMDNRPLKFEEFEAIQNQVIYVSATPADYELERTGGAYIEQIIRPTGLLDPIIEVRPTINQIDDLMEEIHKRSDADERVLVTTLTKKMAEELTKYFTKFGIRTRYIHSDVETLERIQIMQDLRLGLFDVLIGVNLLREGLDLPEVSLVAILDADKEGMLRSRRSMIQTVGRAARNVNGKAIMYADKITKSMQATLDETEYRRAKQMQYNEDHGLKPKALNKKISENLVGRSKDFPDEKYTQKEILQKVAETKATYASEDIEKMITQKQKEMEAAAKNLDFIKAAKLRDEIAALKA, from the coding sequence ATGGATTTTAAGCTTCAATCAGAATATAAACCTACCGGAGATCAGCCCCAAGCTATTGAAAAACTTACTGAAGGTATAGAGATCGGTGAGAAATATCAAACCCTTCTCGGGGTTACCGGCTCCGGAAAAACCTTTACGGTTGCTAATGTTGTAAAAAATGTTCAGCGTCCCACTTTAGTTCTGGCACACAATAAGACTCTTGCGGCGCAGCTCTTTATGGAGTTTAAAGAGTTTTTCCCGGAAAATGCTGTGGAATACTTTGTCAGTTACTATGATTACTACCAGCCTGAGGCCTATATTGCCACAACAGGAACTTATATTGAAAAAGACCTGAGCATCAATGAAGAAGTTGAAAAACTACGTCTTTCTGCAACCGCCAGCCTGCTTTCAGGAAGAAGGGATGTTTTGATTGTGGCATCTGTTTCCTGTATCTATGGTATTGGAAATCCTACAGAATTTCATAAATCTTTAATTTCCATTGCTATTGGTGAGAAAGTGACAAGAACAGCACTTCTTCATTCACTAGTTAATGCATTATATGCCAGAACATTAAATGAATTTCAAAGAGGAACATTCCGTGTAAAAGGAGATGTAATTGATGTTTTCCCTGCTTATACTGATAATGCTATCAGAATTCAGTTTTTTGGGGATGAAATTGAAAAGATCCAAAGCTTTGACCCTGTTACTGGGAATGTAGATGATAATTTTGATCAGATACAAATTTACCCTGCCAATCTTTTTGTAACATCAAAGGAGACCTTAAACGGTGCTATTAAAGACATTCAGGATGATATGGTAAAACAGGTTGATTTCTTTAGCTCTATTGGAAAACCATTAGAAGCAAAACGACTTCAGGAAAGAACCGAACTGGATCTTGAAATGATTAAAGAACTAGGCTATTGTTCAGGAATTGAGAACTATTCGAGATATCTTGACGGCCGACTTCCGGGAACAAGACCTTTCTGCTTGATTGATTATTTCCCTAAAGACTTTTTAATGGTTATTGATGAAAGCCATGTAACTGTTCCACAGGTTCATGCCATGTATGGTGGTGACCGAAGCAGAAAAGAGGCATTGGTGGAATATGGTTTCAGACTTCCGGCTGCGATGGACAACAGACCTTTAAAATTTGAAGAATTTGAAGCTATACAGAATCAGGTAATCTATGTGTCTGCAACTCCTGCAGATTATGAACTTGAAAGAACCGGAGGAGCCTATATTGAGCAGATCATTCGTCCAACAGGACTTCTTGACCCGATTATTGAGGTAAGACCTACCATCAATCAGATTGATGATTTGATGGAGGAAATCCATAAAAGATCTGATGCTGATGAGAGAGTATTGGTAACCACTTTAACGAAGAAAATGGCGGAAGAGCTTACGAAATACTTTACCAAATTCGGAATCAGAACAAGATATATTCACTCTGATGTTGAAACGCTGGAACGTATTCAGATTATGCAGGACCTTCGTCTAGGGCTTTTTGATGTGCTTATCGGAGTTAATTTATTACGAGAAGGATTAGATTTACCGGAGGTTTCGTTGGTTGCTATTCTGGATGCTGATAAAGAAGGAATGCTGAGAAGCAGAAGATCAATGATTCAAACCGTGGGACGTGCCGCAAGGAATGTGAACGGAAAAGCCATCATGTATGCCGATAAAATCACAAAATCTATGCAGGCTACCCTGGATGAAACCGAATACCGCCGTGCCAAACAAATGCAGTACAATGAGGATCACGGCCTGAAGCCAAAAGCATTAAATAAAAAGATTTCGGAAAATCTTGTCGGAAGAAGCAAAGACTTCCCTGATGAAAAATATACCCAAAAGGAAATCCTTCAGAAAGTTGCTGAAACAAAAGCAACCTATGCAAGTGAAGATATAGAGAAAATGATCACCCAGAAGCAGAAAGAAATGGAAGCTGCTGCGAAAAATCTTGACTTTATAAAAGCGGCCAAGCTGAGAGATGAAATTGCGGCATTGAAAGCTTAA
- a CDS encoding MFS transporter, with product MNTDPFHQLIPEWMKTPLLFILLISQSIISGLQGVDINSIASQLGEEKDLLQFASYTNSVGLVAMIALSGHMTKIYQRKNVWLICLALEFVMSLLMSAPNNVYEVIFLSFSCGTVKIICLLDAIRLLMQRLNPSGSRGLFYGIYYTISFVTAQLVAFAASWLIVDYEWYYIYYLWIPGIVVSIFIVQTCLHRNHEESPIKLKDIDWFSYLSVVIMGFSLSYICVMGEKSDWWYDKNIILSSFILFFSTLGFIINSIFHKHPMIDLSAFIRYKQIGWGIVFMVLLYIVYNSSSVVSAFLLLNFKGDVKYANVSNLYMIPAFFVSVPLTGIWLHKRHKARGALVFGFLLYTLFYFVIKNLVAFNIPEWTLIIPQLLRGAAYGVTMTSLSYYVSSNVELKDNTSRVFFSVFSRYVVAMPVTSAFFSHRLSYLKTKFSTDFSQYITPTDPKVIEYVNVIKSGFISKGLDMMSAENMALASLQKKLLADSILRGVDEIFMMLCIISVLLMLACLCLKVFNIHYEVWKNTYPLTKLS from the coding sequence ATGAATACAGATCCTTTCCATCAGCTGATTCCCGAATGGATGAAAACTCCTTTACTGTTTATACTTTTGATTTCACAATCTATTATCAGTGGATTACAGGGAGTAGATATTAATTCGATAGCCTCTCAATTAGGAGAGGAAAAAGATCTTTTACAATTTGCTTCCTATACCAATTCGGTTGGATTAGTTGCTATGATTGCGTTGAGTGGGCATATGACAAAAATTTACCAAAGAAAAAATGTGTGGCTAATCTGTCTCGCTCTTGAATTTGTCATGTCTTTGCTGATGTCCGCCCCTAATAATGTGTATGAAGTTATATTTCTTAGTTTCTCTTGTGGAACGGTAAAAATTATTTGTTTGCTTGATGCCATCAGACTTCTGATGCAACGTCTTAATCCTTCCGGAAGTAGAGGTCTTTTTTATGGGATTTACTACACGATTTCTTTTGTAACGGCGCAACTTGTAGCATTTGCCGCATCTTGGCTTATTGTTGATTATGAATGGTATTATATTTATTATTTATGGATTCCGGGAATTGTGGTAAGTATTTTCATCGTTCAAACTTGCTTACATCGCAACCACGAAGAATCCCCCATTAAATTAAAAGATATTGATTGGTTCAGTTATTTATCAGTGGTGATTATGGGTTTCTCCCTCTCTTATATCTGTGTAATGGGTGAAAAATCAGACTGGTGGTATGACAAGAATATTATTTTAAGTTCATTCATTTTATTTTTCAGTACTCTGGGTTTTATTATCAATAGTATATTTCATAAACATCCTATGATTGATCTTTCAGCATTTATCAGATATAAACAAATCGGATGGGGAATAGTATTTATGGTACTTTTATATATTGTTTATAATTCTTCATCTGTAGTGTCTGCATTTCTACTGTTAAATTTTAAAGGAGACGTAAAATATGCCAATGTATCCAATCTCTATATGATTCCTGCATTTTTTGTTTCAGTACCGCTTACGGGAATATGGCTTCATAAGAGACATAAGGCAAGAGGAGCGTTGGTATTTGGGTTTTTATTGTATACTTTGTTTTATTTTGTAATTAAAAACCTTGTAGCTTTCAATATTCCGGAGTGGACACTTATTATTCCTCAGCTTCTGAGAGGAGCTGCTTATGGGGTAACTATGACCAGCCTATCCTATTATGTGTCGTCTAATGTTGAACTGAAAGATAACACTTCAAGAGTTTTCTTTAGTGTATTTTCAAGATACGTAGTGGCTATGCCCGTTACATCTGCTTTTTTCAGTCACAGGCTTTCTTATTTAAAAACAAAATTCAGTACTGATTTTTCTCAATATATAACTCCTACAGACCCCAAGGTTATAGAGTACGTCAATGTCATTAAATCTGGGTTCATAAGTAAAGGATTGGATATGATGTCTGCAGAGAATATGGCGCTGGCTTCTTTGCAGAAAAAGCTACTTGCAGATTCAATACTTCGGGGCGTTGATGAGATTTTTATGATGCTTTGTATCATAAGTGTACTCTTAATGTTGGCTTGTCTATGTCTTAAGGTATTTAATATTCATTATGAAGTATGGAAAAATACATATCCACTGACTAAGCTTTCTTAA
- a CDS encoding MarR family winged helix-turn-helix transcriptional regulator has protein sequence MKLSLDISTFQEALPRKVSNLQSAIRNRILADFAREGIHITLEMYLVLRCLWEKDGRNQQEISDILYRDKASLTNLIDNLEKRNLVVRVQNQNDRRNKNIFLTEEGRGIKDKVIPMISNILLEIENSVSENDLVTTITVLDTLFKKLK, from the coding sequence ATGAAATTATCATTAGATATCAGTACGTTTCAAGAAGCTTTACCAAGAAAAGTCTCTAATTTACAATCTGCCATCAGGAATAGGATTTTAGCAGATTTTGCTCGTGAAGGGATTCATATTACACTTGAAATGTATCTTGTTCTCAGGTGTCTTTGGGAGAAAGACGGGAGAAATCAACAGGAAATTTCTGATATTCTTTACAGGGATAAAGCAAGTCTTACCAATCTGATTGATAATCTTGAAAAAAGAAATCTTGTAGTAAGAGTACAAAATCAAAATGATAGAAGAAATAAGAATATTTTTCTTACTGAGGAAGGGCGCGGAATCAAAGACAAGGTAATTCCGATGATTTCAAATATTCTTTTAGAAATAGAAAACTCCGTTTCAGAGAATGATCTCGTAACAACTATTACTGTTTTGGATACCTTGTTTAAAAAACTAAAATAA